The proteins below are encoded in one region of Sebastes fasciatus isolate fSebFas1 chromosome 16, fSebFas1.pri, whole genome shotgun sequence:
- the arhgap35b gene encoding rho GTPase-activating protein 35 has product MMAKKQDARSPIYNLMVVGLSGTEKEKGQCGVGKSCLCNRYVRPSADDFYLDHTSVLSTSDFGGRVVNNDHFLFWGEVSRVLEEGPECRMHVVEQTEFIDDQTFQPHRSTAMQPYIKRAAATKLASAEKLMYFCTDQLGLEQDFEQKQMPEGKLQVDGFLLCVDVSRGMNRNFDDQLKFITNLYGQLSKTKKPIVLVLTKCDEGVERYIKDAHTFGITKKSLPVVETSARSNINVDLAFLTLVQLIDKGRGKPKIIPYFEALKLQSQQIASAKDRYEWLINRIVKNHNETWINTSRRMNTSPEYKEYVFLEGTAKCKKLFQQHVYRLKQEHIERRRKIYLSTLPLALSSLVPDLDEIDQLSWSGVQKVLESKQHFAHWFVVLEDSPWEDTSHIDNMEDERIPSDLLETGEAEDIFNAHLEHLRNECRRAEMRLEFKHKLASSPFVTPGRPWEEARSFIMNEEFYQWLEESEYLDLYNRHQKEIIDRAKEDFQELLLEYSELFYELEVDAKPSKEKMGAIQELLGEEQRFKALQKLPAERDALVLKHIHFVYHPTKETCPSSPHCGDSKIEQILVSRFPTCYPFLDVKAHFGDTKADRINLVILGKDGLAREFANEIRALCTNDDWYVLDGKMYELTLRPIEGNVRLPVNSFNTPTFIPHGCLCLYNSKESLSYVIESLERLRESTLGRRDSQLAQLPTSLLLVTKRGVGSYVDIGGETALNLITQGQQVARRLQCSFLDPASPGVGYGHNVNETQINQVLRGLLDIRRSTSFSSSSPPLLPEPPGLRDSPHQPVQEADLRIVMCLMCGDSYDIEQLLSPFLMHQHCRPMSNSGTSVLLEQTVGGHKLAIELSLLSYHASFTLRKSRLVHGYIAVYSVSRKASLETLCAFLCEVQDIIPVQLLAVGDSQAELTDSDYACEQLIQGEELAHEIEGRFNSLVCGSGGVVGGLHRIEMFHSFLMEVVEKRNIVEATHMYDNVAEACTNENVYSPRCSSPSPVTMYLDSEDDVEPSPPYYDGTLTSHSGGFNLPDLDSSDISVISDIRDFENKLNNKVPPQVRVKPGVTFDFRKVSRNPYIDTMGHRRSLPSAVTWVPGGDVGYDPSDYAEPIDAVSKPRPSNEEIIYSVPHDSTQGKIITIRNSNRMHSNGNGSDSEADSSSLERRRKFSAVGVKPRLYRDRSKRLGKFSSFRTSFIGSDDEIGALPKSKEDDFGTLKGESLVNEESEDPKKRNILKSLRRTAKKTRPKPRPAIPKPPESIYFGVPLVNTVSPDRPIPLFIDKCVRFIETTGLNTEGLYRVSGNKSEMESMQRQFEQDHGLDLVEKDFAINTVAGGLKSFFSELPEPLVPCALQVDLLDAFKINDREQRLYTMKDVLRRFPRENYDVFKYVVSHLHKVSQLHRLNLMTSENLSICFWPTLMRPDFTTMDALTATRTYQTIIESFIHQCAFFFYNQPLLDSPTGLAGLPASPTTTLGGGSAYSCYRSSPPHTTAHFSPLQQSPPTTPQSPLQSLLPPLHQHPHSHHSPAEQETL; this is encoded by the exons ATGATGGCGAAAAAGCAAGATGCCCGGTCACCCATTtacaacctcatggtggtggGTTTGTCAGGAACGGAAAAAGAGAAGGGCCAATGCGGGGTCGGCAAGTCCTGCCTGTGTAATCGGTATGTGCGGCCCAGTGCTGATGACTTCTACCTGGACCACACGTCAGTGTTGAGCACCAGTGACTTTGGGGGTCGAGTGGTTAATAATGACCACTTTTTGTTTTGGGGGGAGGTGTCCCGGGTTCTGGAGGAGGGGCCTGAGTGCAGGATGCATGTTGTGGAGCAAACTGAATTCATCGATGACCAGACGTTTCAGCCACACCGTAGCACGGCTATGCAGCCCTACATCAAACGGGCAGCCGCAACCAAGCTGGCCTCGGCAGAGAAGCTCATGTACTTCTGTACAGATCAGCTGGGCCTGGAGCAAGACTTTGAGCAAAAACAAATGCCAGAAGGTAAGCTGCAGGTCGACGGCTTCCTGCTTTGTGTCGATGTCAGCCGGGGCATGAACCGCAACTTTGATGACCAACTGAAATTCATCACAAACCTGTATGGTCAGCTCAGCAAGACTAAGAAGCCCATTGTGCTGGTCCTCACCAAATGTGATGAAGGAGTTGAACGCTACATCAAAGATGCGCATACCTTCGGCATCACAAAAAAGAGTCTACCAGTAGTTGAGACATCTGCACGCTCAAATATAAACGTGGACCTCGCCTTCCTCACTTTGGTTCAACTTATTGATAAGGGCAGGGGCAAGCCCAAGATCATTCCCTACTTTGAAGCCCTAAAGCTCCAGAGTCAGCAGATAGCATCTGCCAAGGATCGCTATGAGTGGCTTATCAACCGCATTGTAAAGAATCATAATGAAACCTGGATAAACACCAGTCGACGCATGAACACCTCCCCAGAGTACAAGGAATATGTCTTCTTGGAGGGAACGGCTAAATGCAAGAAGCTTTTTCAACAGCATGTCTACCGTCTGAAGCAGGAGCATATTGAGAGGCGTCGCAAAATCTACTTAAGCACTCTTCCTTTAGCACTTAGTTCTTTGGTGCCTGACCTGGATGAGATAGATCAGCTGAGCTGGTCTGGGGTACAGAAAGTCCTAGAGTCCAAGCAGCACTTTGCCCACTGGTTTGTTGTTCTCGAGGACTCGCCATGGGAGGATACCTCTCACATTGATAACATGGAAGATGAGCGAATCCCTTCAGACCTGCTGGAGACCGGAGAAGCAGAGGACATATTTAATGCCCACCTGGAACATCTGCGTAACGAGTGCAGACGGGCAGAGATGAGGCTGGAGTTTAAACACAAGTTAGCGTCCTCTCCCTTTGTCACACCTGGTAGACCTTGGGAGGAAGCCCGCAGCTTTATCATGAACGAAGAGTTCTACCAGTGGCTCGAAGAGTCCGAGTACTTGGACCTGTACAACCGCCACCAGAAGGAGATCATCGACCGCGCTAAAGAAGACTTTCAAGAGCTCTTACTGGAGTACTCTGAGCTTTTTTACGAGCTTGAGGTGGATGCCAAGCCAAGCAAGGAGAAGATGGGGGCAATTCAGGAGCTTCTGGGGGAGGAACAGAGGTTCAAGGCACTACAAAAGCTTCCAGCCGAAAGAGACGCTCTGGTATTGAAGCATATCCACTTTGTCTATCACCCTACCAAGGAGACCTGCCCTAGCAGTCCTCACTGCGGAGACTCTAAGATTGAACAAATCTTAGTTTCACGTTTCCCCACATGTTACCCCTTTTTGGATGTGAAAGCTCATTTTGGGGACACCAAGGCTGACAGAATTAACCTGGTCATACTAGGGAAGGATGGACTGGCCCGAGAATTTGCCAATGAGATTAGGGCTCTCTGCACAAACGATGACTGGTATGTGCTGGACGGGAAGATGTATGAACTGACGCTGCGGCCCATCGAGGGAAATGTACGTCTTCCGGTAAATTCCTTCAACACCCCCACCTTCATCCCTCACGGATGTCTGTGTCTGTATAACTCAAAAGAGTCCCTCTCCTATGTGATTGAAAGCCTTGAGCGACTTAGGGAATCAACTCTAGGTCGAAGGGATAGCCAGCTAGCACAGCTGCCAACGTCATTGCTTTTAGTCACTAAAAGAGGCGTAGGATCATATGTGGATATAGGTGGAGAGACTGCCTTAAACCTAATAACACAGGGACAGCAGGTTGCCAGGAGGCTGCAGTGTAGCTTCTTAGATCCTGCCTCCCCTGGTGTGGGGTATGGCCATAATGTCAATGAGACGCAAATCAACCAGGTGTTGAGGGGCCTCCTGGATATTAGGAGGAGCACATCCTTTAGTAGCAGCTCCCCACCCCTCCTCCCTGAGCCTCCGGGTCTCCGAGACTCTCCTCATCAGCCGGTGCAAGAGGCCGACCTTCGCATTGTCATGTGCTTAATGTGTGGAGACTCCTACGACATTGAGCAGCTCCTGTCCCCTTTCCTAATGCATCAGCACTGCAGGCCCATGTCTAATAGTGGCACCTCTGTTTTGCTTGAGCAGACAGTCGGTGGACACAAGCTGGCCATAGAGCTCTCGCTGCTCTCATACCACGCCTCCTTCACTTTGCGGAAGAGCAGGTTAGTGCACGGCTACATTGCCGTGTACTCGGTTTCCCGGAAAGCCTCCCTGGAGACCCTGTGTGCATTCCTGTGCGAGGTTCAGGACATCATCCCGGTTCAGCTGTTGGCAGTGGGAGATAGCCAGGCAGAGCTCACCGACAGCGACTACGCCTGTGAACAGCTGATCCAGGGGGAGGAGCTGGCCCACGAGATCGAGGGTCGTTTTAATAGCCTGGTCTGTGGATCCGGGGGGGTGGTGGGAGGCCTGCACAGGATAGAAATGTTCCATTCTTTTCtgatggaggtggtggagaaACGCAACATCGTGGAGGCCACGCACATGTACGATAATGTCGCCGAAGCGTGCACCAATGAGAATGTGTACTCCCCGCGCTGCAGTTCTCCCAGTCCTGTCACTATGTACTTGGATTCAGAGGATGACGTGGAGCCGTCGCCGCCGTACTATGACGGCACACTCACTTCTCACAGTGGGGGCTTTAACCTGCCTGACTTAGATTCCAGTGACATCTCTGTCATCTCCGATATCAGAGACTTTGAGAACAAACTCAACAACAAAGTGCCCCCCCAAGTGAGAGTTAAACCAGGTGTAACTTTTGATTTCCGGAAGGTGAGCCGCAACCCATATATCGACACAATGGGTCATCGTCGCTCCCTGCCCTCCGCTGTTACCTGGGTCCCTGGAGGGGACGTGGGCTACGATCCCTCAGACTACGCCGAACCCATCGACGCCGTCTCAAAACCCCGCCCTAGCAACGAAGAAATCATCTATTCGGTGCCGCACGACAGCACGCAAGGCAAAATCATCACCATCCGCAACTCCAACAGGATGCACTCCAACGGGAACGGCTCAGACAGCGAAGCGGACAGCAGCTCCCTAGAGCGAAGGAGGAAATTCTCGGCGGTGGGGGTGAAGCCTCGTCTTTACCGCGACCGCTCCAAGCGGCTCGGCAAGTTCAGCAGCTTCCGCACAAGCTTCATAGGCAGCGATGACGAGATTGGAGCTCTTCCGAAGTCCAAGGAGGACGACTTTGGGACCCTGAAAGGAGAAAGTCTCGTTAATGAGGAGAGCGAGGACCCGAAAAAGAGGAACATTCTGAAGAGCCTGCGACGAACAGCCAAG aaaacaagACCAAAGCCCCGTCCAGCTATCCCCAAGCCCCCGGAGAGCATTTACTTCGGGGTCCCCCTAGTGAATACGGTCTCCCCAGACAGACCAATCCCACTCTTCATCGACAAGTGTGTCCGCTTCATTGAGACCACAG GCCTGAATACGGAGGGGTTGTACCGCGTAAGCGGCAACAAGTCAGAGATGGAGAGCATGCAGAGGCAGTTTGAACAGG ACCATGGATTAGACCTGGTGGAGAAAGACTTCGCCATAAACACTGTGGCTGGAGGCCTCAAAAGCTTCTTCTCTGAGCTGCCTGAGCCCCTGGTGCCTTGTGCTCTGCAGGTGGACCTACTGGATGCTTTCA AAATCAATGACCGAGAACAGAGGCTATACACCATGAAGGATGTCCTGAGGAGGTTCCCCAGGGAGAATTATGATGTCTTCAAATATGTAGTGAGCCACTTACACAA GGTGAGTCAGCTACACAGGTTGAACTTGATGACCAGTGAAAACTTGTCCATCTGCTTCTGGCCCACCCTCATGCGACCAGACTTCACCACCATGGATGCCCTGACCGCCACGCGCACCTACCAGACAATCATCGAGAGCTTCATCCACCAGTGTGCATTCTTCTTTTACAACCAGCCCCTCCTCGACTCCCCCACGGGCCTCGCTGGCCTCCCCGCCTCGCCCACCACCACCCTCGGCGGCGGCTCTGCCTACTCCTGTTAccgctcctctcctccccaCACCACTGCGCACTTCAGCCCCCTGCAGCAGTCCCCGCCCACCACCCCCCAGTCCCCCCTGCAGTCCCTGCTCCCTCCCCTCCACCAGCACCCCCACTCCCACCACTCCCCCGCCGAACAAGAGACACTGTGA